The Populus trichocarpa isolate Nisqually-1 chromosome 11, P.trichocarpa_v4.1, whole genome shotgun sequence genome has a segment encoding these proteins:
- the LOC18103520 gene encoding LRR receptor-like serine/threonine-protein kinase GHR1: protein MKLLRLLLLSLFFLSAMGQLPSQDILALLEFKKGIKHDPTGYVLESWNEESIDFNGCPSSWNGIVCNGGNVAGVVLDNLGLSADVDLSVFANLTLLVKVSMANNSITGEIPDNIGDFKSLQFMDVSNNLFSSSLPPGIGKLGSLRNLSLAGNNLSGSLPDSISGLASIQSLDLSRNSFSGSLPTSLTRLNNLVYLNLSSNGFGKRIPKGFELNSNLQVLDLHGNMFDGHLDGMFFLLTNASHVDLSGNMLVSSSSQKLLPGMSESIKVLNLSHNQLSGSLLNGSDLQLFASVKVLDLSYNQLTGELPGFDFAYELQVLKLSNNKFSGSIPNDLLKGDSLLLTELDLSANNLSGPISMIMSTTLSVLDLSSNALVGELPLVTGSCAVLDLSNNRFEGNLTRMVKWGNIEYLDLSQNRLTGPIPEVAPQFLRLNYLNLSHNSFTSPLPKVITQYPKLRVLDLSSNQLDGSLLTELLMSPTLQEIHLENNLLNGAIEFSPPSTTQSNLQVIDLSHNQLDGFFPGRFDSLSGLQVLNLAGNNLSGSLPSSMADMSSLSSLDLSQNHFTGPLPNNLSESIGSFNVSYNDLSGVVPENLRRFPTSSFYPGNNRLRLPAVPPGSNNLPGRNSGRRPINTIVKVVVIVACVIALIILIMLAIFILCIRIRRRNPPGQVTNKGIRRHTQTNPSGTSGTGSGGALIVSAEDLVASKKGSSSEIISPDEKMAAVTGFSPSKHGHLSWSPESGDSFPAETFARLDVRSPDRLVGELYFLDDTITMTPEELSRAPAEVLGRSSHGTSYRATLDNGVFITVKWLREGVAKQRKDFSKEAKKFANIRHPNVVGLRGYYWGPTQHEKLILSDYISPGSLTNFLYDRPGRKGPPLTWAQRLKIAVDVARGLNYLHFDRAVPHGNLKATNVLLDGPDLNARVADYCLHRLMTQAGTIEQILDAGVLGYRAPELASSKKPLPSFKSDVYAFGVMMLELLTGRCAGDVITGEGGSVDLTDWVRLRVTEGRGTDCFDPALLPEIVNPTVDKGMKEVLGIALRCIRSVSDRPGIKTIYEDLSSI, encoded by the exons ATGAAGCTTTTGAGGCTTTTGCTATTATCCCTGTTTTTCCTCTCTGCCATGGGGCAATTGCCTTCACAGGACATATTGGCATTGCTCGAATTCAAGAAGGGTATCAAGCATGACCCCACTGGTTATGTTCTTGAGTCATGGAATGAGGAGTCCATTGATTTTAATGGCTGCCCTTCTTCTTGGAATGGTATTGTCTGCAATGGTGGAAATGTGGCTGGTGTTGTTCTTGATAACTTAGGTCTCTCTGCTGATGTAGACCTGAGTGTGTTTGCAAATCTTACATTGCTTGTCAAAGTCTCCATGGCAAACAACTCTATAACTGGCGAGATTCCTGACAATATAGGTGACTTCAAAAGCCTTCAGTTTATGGATGTGTCTAACAATCTATTCTCGTCGTCATTACCGCCGGGGATTGGTAAATTAGGGAGCTTGAGGAACCTCTCATTGGCTGGGAACAATTTATCTGGTTCACTTCCTGATTCAATTTCAGGGCTTGCATCAATCCAGTCTTTGGACTTGAGCAGGAACTCCTTCTCTGGATCATTGCCAACGTCATTGACAAGACTGAATAACCTGGTGTATCTGAATTTGTCTTCCAATGGGTTTGGCAAGAGGATTCCAAAGGGGTTTGAGCTGAATTCAAATCTACAGGTGCTTGACTTGCATGGGAATATGTTTGATGGTCATCTAGATggaatgttttttcttctaacaaatGCTAGTCATGTTGATCTCAGTGGGAATATGCTAGTGAGCTCTAGTTCTCAGAAGTTACTTCCGGGTATGTCTGAGAGCATTAAGGTTTTGAATCTTAGCCACAACCAACTTAGTGGGTCACTGCTAAATGGAAGTGACTTGCAATTGTTTGCAAGTGTGAAGGTGTTGGATTTGAGCTACAATCAGTTGACAGGAGAATTGCCAGGATTTGATTTTGCTTATGAGCTTCAGGTCCTTAAGCTCAGCAACAACAAGTTCTCAGGGTCCATTCCTAATGACCTTTTGAAAGGAGATTCTTTGCTCTTGACTGAACTGGATTTGAGTGCCAATAATCTCTCAG GGCCTATAAGCATGATTATGTCAACAACACTTAGTGTCCTTGACTTGTCATCAAATGCGCTTGTTGGAGAACTTCCTTTGGTGACGGGAAGCTGTGCTGTACTTGATCTATCAAACAACAGATTTGAAGGAAATCTAACCAGAATGGTGAAGTGGGGAAACATTGAGTATCTTGATCTAAGCCAGAATCGTTTGACAGGGCCAATCCCTGAAGTGGCCCCTCAATTTTTGCGTTTAAATTATCTCAACCTCTCTCATAATTCTTTCACCAGCCCTCTCCCAAAAGTTATTACTCAGTATCCAAAGCTTAGAGTCCTAGATCTTAGTTCTAACCAGCTAGATGGATCTCTGTTGACTGAGTTACTAATGTCTCCTACTCTGCAAGAAATCCAccttgaaaataatttactcaATGGTGCTATTGAATTCTCTCCTCCTTCCACTACTCAATCCAATCTTCAAGTTATTGATCTTTCTCATAATCAGCTTGATGGCTTTTTTCCTGGTCGATTTGATTCACTCAGTGGTCTTCAAGTTCTCAATCTTGCAGGGAATAATTTATCGGGTTCCCTCCCCAGTTCCATGGCTGACATGAGCTCGCTTAGTTCATTAGATTTATCTCAAAACCATTTCACAGGTCCTCTACCGAACAACTTGTCAGAGAGCATTGGAAGCTTTAATGTTTCATATAATGATCTTTCTGGAGTTGTCCCAGAAAACCTGAGGAGGTTCCCTACTTCTTCTTTCTATCCTGGAAATAACAGATTACGCCTTCCAGCTGTTCCTCCTGGATCAAACAATCTTCCTGGTAGAAATTCTGGGAGGAGACCAATCAACACCATTGTCAAGGTGGTAGTCATAGTCGCATGTGTGATTGCTCTGATCATTCTCATCATGCTTGCCATCTTCATACTTTGCATTCGTATAAGGAGGAGAAACCCACCAGGTCAAGTTACAAATAAAGGTATCCGTAGGCACACTCAAACAAATCCCTCTGGCACAAGCGGAACAGGAAGTGGCGGTGCATTGATTGTGTCGGCTGAGGATCTTGTGGCATCAAAGAAAGGATCATCATCTGAGATTATCAGCCCCGATGAGAAAATGGCTGCAGTAACTGGCTTCTCACCATCAAAGCATGGCCACTTATCTTGGTCACCAGAGTCTGGGGATTCATTCCCTGCTGAGACCTTTGCACGACTGGATGTAAGGTCACCAGATCGGTTGGTTGGTGAGCTGTACTTTCTTGATGATACAATCACAATGACACCTGAGGAGCTGTCTAGGGCTCCTGCTGAAGTTTTGGGGAGGAGCAGTCATGGGACTTCTTATAGGGCAACTCTGGATAATGGGGTCTTCATTACTGTGAAATGGTTGAGAGAAGGGGTGGCAAAACAGAGAAAGGACTTTTCTAAGGAGGCGAAAAAATTTGCAAACATTAGGCATCCAAATGTGGTGGGTTTGAGAGGATACTACTGGGGGCCTACACAGCATGAAAAGCTCATTCTTTCAGATTACATCTCACCTGGAAGCCTGACAAACTTTCTTTATG ATCGACCGGGAAGAAAAGGCCCCCCATTGACCTGGGCCCAGAGGCTCAAGATAGCAGTTGATGTTGCACGTGGCCTGAACTATCTCCATTTTGACCGTGCTGTTCCACATGGGAACCTTAAAGCAACAAATGTACTTCTAGACGGGCCTGATCTCAATGCACGTGTTGCCGATTACTGCCTCCATCGACTCATGACTCAAGCTGGCACCATTGAACAAATACTAGATGCTGGGGTCTTGGGTTATCGTGCACCAGAGTTGGCTTCTTCTAAGAAACCACTTCCCTCCTTCAAGTCAGATGTTTATGCCTTTGGAGTGATGATGTTGGAACTTTTAACTGGAAGGTGTGCTGGTGATGTAATTACTGGGGAAGGGGGGAGTGTTGACTTAACAGATTGGGTGCGGTTGAGAGTGACAGAAGGTCGTGGCACGGATTGCTTTGATCCTGCTTTGCTGCCGGAAATTGTGAATCCGACAGTTGACAAGGGAATGAAGGAGGTCCTTGGAATAGCCTTACGATGTATAAGGTCTGTCTCTGACAGGCCAGGTATCAAGACCATATATGAAGATCTTTCGTCGATATAG